A genomic stretch from Clostridia bacterium includes:
- a CDS encoding metallophosphoesterase yields MKKDSELIVRHFPTPPETLDIFPIADVHLGAAEHKAKEWKAFLAAISANPNAYLILSGDLINNATRSSVSNVFEETLRPMDQKRLMTEMLEPLRDRILCAVPGNHEARSGKDADDDPIYDIMAKLDLEELYRPNLAVVKIQCGDVYSNSNLNPTYTIATVHGAGGGIYTGATVNRAERFGNVLEGADVLITGHSHKAFMTKPGKLVINKQKNIVTQRPYFVVGLTSWMDYGGYAMRKMLLPGSHMAQVVHLGGQRFSVSVEAA; encoded by the coding sequence ATGAAAAAAGACAGCGAACTGATCGTGAGACACTTCCCGACGCCGCCGGAGACGCTTGATATTTTCCCGATCGCCGACGTCCACCTCGGCGCGGCGGAGCACAAAGCGAAGGAGTGGAAGGCGTTCCTGGCGGCGATCAGCGCGAACCCGAACGCTTATCTGATCCTCTCCGGCGATCTGATCAACAACGCGACGCGCTCTTCCGTTTCCAACGTCTTCGAAGAGACGCTGCGGCCTATGGATCAGAAGCGTCTGATGACGGAAATGCTGGAGCCGCTGCGGGACCGGATCCTCTGCGCCGTGCCCGGCAACCACGAGGCGCGCAGCGGCAAGGACGCGGACGATGATCCGATCTATGACATTATGGCGAAGCTCGATCTCGAGGAGCTCTACCGGCCCAACCTCGCCGTTGTCAAGATCCAGTGCGGCGACGTTTACAGCAACAGCAACCTTAACCCCACATACACCATAGCCACGGTGCACGGAGCCGGCGGCGGTATCTACACCGGCGCGACGGTCAACCGCGCCGAACGCTTCGGCAACGTGCTCGAAGGCGCGGACGTTCTGATCACCGGCCATTCGCACAAGGCGTTTATGACGAAGCCGGGCAAGCTCGTGATCAATAAGCAGAAGAATATCGTCACGCAGCGCCCTTACTTCGTCGTCGGGCTGACGAGCTGGATGGACTACGGCGGCTACGCAATGCGCAAAATGCTGCTGCCGGGATCGCATATGGCGCAGGTCGTTCACCTCGGCGGTCAGCGCTTCTCCGTTTCCGTCGAGGCGGCCTGA
- a CDS encoding DUF3850 domain-containing protein, with product MIHDLKISPVCFDAVAQGIKPFEVRKIDRLFSVGDVLRLREWYGNVYTLRTTRKVITYILNDPDYCKEGYVILGLAPATREEKEV from the coding sequence ATGATACACGATTTGAAAATATCGCCCGTATGCTTTGACGCGGTCGCGCAGGGTATCAAACCGTTCGAGGTGCGCAAAATCGATAGGTTGTTCAGTGTAGGCGATGTGCTGCGGTTGCGCGAATGGTACGGCAATGTGTATACGCTGCGAACCACGCGTAAGGTAATTACCTACATACTCAACGATCCCGACTACTGCAAGGAGGGCTACGTCATTCTCGGACTCGCCCCGGCAACGCGAGAGGAGAAAGAAGTATGA
- a CDS encoding DUF3310 domain-containing protein — translation MIHDPVNHPSHYCDGGIETIDFIEAKQLPYHLGNAVKYISRAGKKDDELQDLRKARWYLDRYIQLREHEILDYKKEQPENYLLNEGGQK, via the coding sequence ATGATACACGATCCAGTCAACCATCCGTCGCACTACTGTGACGGCGGAATTGAGACCATCGATTTCATCGAAGCCAAACAACTGCCCTATCATCTCGGGAACGCGGTGAAGTACATAAGCCGCGCCGGTAAGAAGGATGACGAGCTTCAGGATCTCCGCAAGGCGCGGTGGTATCTCGACAGATATATACAGCTGCGCGAACACGAAATACTCGATTATAAGAAGGAGCAACCTGAAAATTACCTGTTAAACGAAGGAGGACAAAAATGA
- a CDS encoding HNH endonuclease — translation MNRRTKALMIPPRVKAAVMERDGGRCIFCGRPGLPEAHYIPRSQGGLGIKENVVTVCRECHDLLDNSTKRRGMLRFVRRYLNAIYPGFPDSSRTYKKEV, via the coding sequence ATGAACAGACGGACTAAGGCCCTGATGATCCCGCCGCGCGTCAAAGCGGCGGTTATGGAGCGCGACGGCGGCCGCTGTATCTTCTGCGGCCGCCCCGGGCTCCCGGAGGCGCATTATATCCCGCGTTCGCAGGGAGGGCTCGGGATAAAGGAGAACGTCGTGACTGTCTGCCGCGAGTGTCACGACCTGCTTGATAATTCAACGAAGCGCCGGGGAATGCTGCGCTTTGTCCGGCGCTATCTGAATGCGATCTATCCGGGCTTTCCGGACAGTTCGAGAACTTATAAAAAGGAAGTGTAA
- a CDS encoding single-stranded DNA-binding protein has product MLNKVVIMGRLTAVPELKKTPGDISVCSFTVAVDRDFKNDAGERKADFIPCVAWREKADFICKYFGKGAMVAVCGRLESRQYETKEGQKRTAYEVVCEQISFTGEKKEEGKRSGEPAPSYPGFEPPAGRRREPEPPEPSDEDFASYDPEDDLPF; this is encoded by the coding sequence ATGCTGAATAAAGTCGTGATAATGGGGCGCCTGACCGCCGTCCCCGAATTAAAGAAGACGCCGGGCGATATTTCCGTCTGCTCCTTCACAGTAGCGGTCGACCGCGACTTCAAAAACGACGCCGGCGAACGCAAGGCGGATTTCATCCCCTGCGTCGCCTGGCGCGAAAAAGCCGATTTCATATGTAAATACTTCGGCAAAGGCGCGATGGTCGCCGTCTGCGGCCGGCTCGAGAGCCGGCAGTACGAAACGAAGGAGGGGCAGAAGCGCACCGCTTACGAGGTCGTCTGCGAACAGATCTCTTTCACCGGCGAGAAAAAAGAGGAGGGGAAGCGTTCCGGAGAGCCGGCGCCGTCTTATCCGGGGTTCGAACCGCCGGCGGGACGTCGGCGTGAACCGGAGCCGCCGGAGCCCTCGGACGAAGATTTCGCCTCTTATGATCCGGAAGACGATCTCCCGTTCTGA
- a CDS encoding type II toxin-antitoxin system HicB family antitoxin, with the protein MTNPKKVVYPITLTPIEGGYLVYIPDFDVNTEGKDEADAMLMARDAIGLLGIVYEDEGRALPSSTPIENVAAKKKDIITLVDVDLADYRRRHDNRTVRRNVTLPMWLDTAASESGINVSAVLQKALRSELKVSGR; encoded by the coding sequence ATGACCAACCCCAAAAAAGTGGTGTATCCCATTACGCTGACGCCGATAGAAGGCGGATATCTCGTCTACATTCCGGATTTTGACGTCAATACCGAGGGCAAAGACGAAGCAGACGCCATGCTTATGGCGAGAGACGCCATCGGACTGCTCGGCATCGTTTATGAAGACGAAGGGCGCGCACTTCCCTCGTCTACGCCCATCGAAAACGTCGCGGCAAAAAAGAAAGATATCATAACTCTTGTCGACGTCGATCTCGCCGACTACAGACGCAGGCATGATAATCGCACCGTGCGCCGCAACGTAACGCTTCCGATGTGGCTTGATACGGCCGCGTCCGAGAGCGGGATAAACGTCTCCGCGGTTCTTCAGAAGGCACTTCGTTCTGAATTGAAAGTATCGGGCAGATAA
- a CDS encoding type II toxin-antitoxin system HicA family toxin yields the protein MIVRGKNKPAEVSFTKRRDLIKLLEKKSWRFLRSGGSHDVYTDGKEFEIIPRHKEINEQLAKAIIRRRKL from the coding sequence ATGATTGTGAGAGGGAAAAATAAACCTGCGGAGGTGAGCTTTACGAAGCGAAGAGATCTTATCAAGCTCCTTGAAAAGAAAAGCTGGCGGTTTCTCCGGAGCGGCGGAAGCCATGACGTGTATACCGACGGCAAAGAATTCGAGATCATCCCCCGGCACAAAGAAATAAACGAGCAACTCGCGAAAGCGATCATCAGGAGGAGAAAGCTGTAA